The following proteins are encoded in a genomic region of Acidobacteriota bacterium:
- a CDS encoding glutamate--tRNA ligase has translation RSEFPAGALDDFVLVRSDGHPLYHFTVCVDDVAMGITHVVRGVDHLPNAPKHVALFRALGAPCPVFAHLGMILGADGKKLSKRHGAAGVEEFRDQGFLPEALVNFLALLGWSPGEDRERMTLAEMTALFALERIGPSPSRFDHEKLQWMNGQYIQETPAARLLALLAPFGLPARDPETLAKGIALLRPRVKTLVELAQGLTVYGDDPSTFDPAGLKKFGKPELAPVLRALAARLDAVEPFTHAAMEEAARALAAETSLGLGQIAQPARLAITGSLASPPLFEMIEVLGRDTTRRRILAFADRIAAPAAPN, from the coding sequence CCGCTCGGAGTTTCCCGCGGGCGCGCTCGACGACTTCGTCCTCGTGCGCTCGGACGGCCACCCGCTCTACCACTTCACGGTCTGCGTCGACGACGTCGCGATGGGCATCACGCACGTCGTGCGCGGCGTCGACCACCTCCCGAACGCCCCGAAGCACGTCGCGCTCTTCCGCGCGCTCGGCGCGCCCTGCCCCGTCTTCGCGCACCTCGGGATGATCCTCGGCGCCGACGGCAAGAAGCTGAGCAAGCGCCACGGTGCGGCGGGCGTCGAGGAGTTCCGGGACCAGGGCTTCCTGCCCGAGGCGCTCGTGAACTTCCTCGCGCTCCTCGGCTGGTCGCCCGGCGAGGACCGCGAGCGGATGACGCTCGCCGAGATGACGGCCCTCTTCGCGCTCGAGCGCATCGGCCCGTCGCCCTCGCGCTTCGACCACGAGAAGCTCCAGTGGATGAACGGGCAATACATCCAGGAGACGCCCGCCGCGCGCCTCCTCGCGCTCCTCGCGCCGTTCGGCCTCCCGGCGCGGGATCCCGAGACGCTCGCGAAGGGAATCGCCCTCCTGCGGCCGCGGGTGAAGACGCTGGTCGAGCTCGCTCAGGGGCTCACCGTCTACGGCGACGATCCCTCCACTTTCGACCCGGCGGGCCTGAAGAAGTTCGGCAAGCCCGAGCTCGCTCCCGTCCTCCGCGCGCTCGCGGCGCGCCTCGACGCCGTCGAGCCGTTCACCCACGCCGCCATGGAGGAGGCCGCCCGCGCGCTCGCCGCCGAGACGAGCCTCGGGCTCGGCCAGATCGCGCAGCCCGCGCGCCTCGCGATCACGGGCTCCCTCGCGTCTCCGCCGCTCTTCGAGATGATCGAGGTCCTCGGCCGGGACACGACCCGCCGGAGGATCCTCGCGTTCGCCGACCGCATCGCCGCGCCGGCGGCCCCGAACTGA
- a CDS encoding glutamine--tRNA ligase/YqeY domain fusion protein: MDDTKTPAPPVPGKDFIREIVDADGASGKHGGRVATRFPPEPNGYLHIGHAKSICLNFGIAKEYGGTCNLRFDDTNPLKEEVEYVDSIQADVKWLGFDWEDRLFYASDYFEKLYEFAETLIGKGKAFVCDLTADEVRTTRGTLTEPGTNSPYRDRSPAENLDLFRRMRAGEFPDGARTLRAKIDMAAPNINLRDPALYRIRKTVHHRTGDAWHLYPMYDYAHAISDWIERITHSLCTLEFEDHRPLYDWCLEALDLPERPRQIEFARLNVTYTLLSKRKLLHLVTGKHVTGWDDPRMPTLAGFRRRGYTPEAIREFCDRIGLAKRNSVVEVELLEHCLREDLNKRAPRFMGVLDPVKVVLVNWPEGKVETLDAVNNPEDASQGTRAVPFSGTLYIDRDDFREVPPPKYHRLSPGTEVRLRWAYVIRCTEVVKDAAGTITEIRATYDAATKGGEAPGRKVKGTIHWVSAAESLPAEARLYDRLFAVPNPDDAPEGQDFLANLSPDSLVVRSGARVEPALAALPAGTAFQLERTGYFVVDPDSAPGRLVFNRSVSLRDSWGKIEKKAAGAG; the protein is encoded by the coding sequence ATGGACGACACGAAGACTCCCGCGCCCCCCGTTCCCGGCAAGGACTTCATCCGCGAGATCGTCGACGCGGACGGCGCCTCCGGCAAGCACGGCGGGCGCGTGGCCACCCGGTTCCCGCCCGAGCCGAACGGGTACCTCCACATCGGCCACGCGAAGTCGATCTGCCTGAACTTCGGGATCGCGAAGGAGTACGGCGGGACCTGCAACCTCCGCTTCGACGACACGAACCCGCTCAAGGAAGAGGTCGAGTACGTCGACTCGATCCAGGCGGACGTGAAGTGGCTCGGGTTCGACTGGGAGGACCGCCTCTTCTACGCGTCCGACTACTTCGAGAAGCTCTACGAATTCGCCGAGACGCTCATCGGCAAGGGCAAGGCGTTCGTGTGCGACCTCACGGCCGACGAGGTCCGCACGACGCGCGGGACGCTGACGGAGCCCGGCACGAACAGCCCGTACCGCGACCGTTCGCCCGCCGAGAACCTCGACCTCTTCCGCCGGATGCGCGCGGGCGAGTTCCCCGACGGCGCGCGCACGCTGCGCGCGAAGATCGACATGGCCGCGCCGAACATCAACCTGCGCGACCCGGCGCTCTACCGGATCCGCAAGACGGTCCACCACCGCACGGGCGACGCGTGGCACCTCTACCCGATGTACGACTACGCCCACGCGATCTCGGACTGGATCGAGCGCATCACGCACTCGCTCTGCACGCTCGAGTTCGAGGACCACCGGCCGCTTTACGACTGGTGCCTCGAGGCCCTGGACCTGCCCGAGCGGCCGCGCCAGATCGAGTTCGCGCGGCTGAACGTCACGTACACGCTGCTCTCCAAGCGCAAGCTCCTGCACCTCGTGACCGGCAAGCACGTCACGGGCTGGGACGACCCGCGCATGCCCACGCTCGCGGGGTTCCGCCGCCGCGGGTACACGCCCGAGGCCATCCGCGAGTTCTGCGACCGCATCGGCCTCGCCAAGCGCAACAGCGTCGTCGAGGTGGAGCTTCTCGAGCACTGCCTGCGCGAGGACCTCAACAAACGCGCCCCGCGCTTCATGGGCGTCCTCGACCCCGTGAAGGTCGTCCTCGTGAACTGGCCCGAGGGGAAGGTCGAGACGCTCGACGCCGTGAACAACCCCGAGGACGCGTCGCAGGGGACGCGCGCCGTGCCGTTCTCCGGGACGCTCTACATCGACCGCGACGACTTCCGCGAGGTTCCGCCGCCGAAGTACCACCGCCTTTCGCCCGGCACGGAAGTCCGGCTGCGCTGGGCGTACGTGATCCGCTGCACGGAGGTCGTCAAGGACGCCGCGGGAACGATCACGGAGATCCGCGCGACGTACGACGCCGCGACGAAGGGCGGCGAGGCGCCGGGGCGGAAGGTCAAGGGGACGATCCACTGGGTCTCCGCCGCCGAGTCCCTCCCGGCCGAGGCGCGGCTCTACGACCGCCTCTTTGCCGTGCCGAATCCCGATGACGCGCCGGAAGGCCAGGACTTCCTCGCGAACCTCAGTCCGGACTCGCTCGTCGTGCGGAGCGGCGCGCGCGTCGAGCCCGCGCTCGCGGCGCTGCCCGCAGGCACGGCGTTCCAGCTCGAGCGCACGGGCTATTTCGTCGTGGACCCGGACAGCGCCCCGGGCCGTCTCGTCTTCAACCGATCGGTGTCGCTGCGCGACTCGTGGGGAAAGATCGAGAAGAAAGCCGCCGGAGCGGGATGA
- the vanZ gene encoding VanZ family protein, translating to MRTRSRLLLWAPVVLLLAFEYWLSDRPPSSFPRLLPFAGGDKFVHAAYFFLTGILAVRAARFGEGWGLAKTAVFLLLGAALWGSSDEIHQSSTPGRSVEIGDVVADVAGVGLAVVAGGWILRTSGLEREA from the coding sequence ATGAGAACGCGGAGCCGGCTCCTCCTGTGGGCGCCGGTCGTCCTCCTCCTCGCCTTCGAGTACTGGCTCTCGGACCGGCCGCCGTCGTCTTTCCCGCGTCTCCTGCCCTTCGCCGGCGGAGACAAGTTCGTGCACGCGGCTTACTTCTTCCTGACGGGCATCCTCGCGGTGCGGGCGGCGCGCTTCGGCGAGGGCTGGGGACTCGCGAAGACCGCGGTCTTTCTCCTCCTCGGAGCGGCCCTGTGGGGCAGCTCGGACGAGATCCACCAGTCCTCCACGCCCGGGCGAAGCGTCGAGATCGGCGACGTCGTCGCGGACGTGGCAGGCGTCGGCCTCGCGGTCGTGGCGGGAGGGTGGATTCTCCGAACGTCGGGGCTCGAACGCGAGGCGTGA
- a CDS encoding rhodanese-like domain-containing protein — MTVEELKRKLDAGEAVCVLDVREARELAVARYPFAVLHIPMSQVPARLDEIPKDRTVVCACRSGSRSAHIAAFLKSHGRDAVNLDGGILAWSARLDPSISQY; from the coding sequence ATGACGGTGGAGGAGTTGAAGAGGAAGCTGGATGCGGGAGAAGCGGTCTGCGTTCTCGACGTGCGCGAGGCGCGCGAGCTCGCGGTCGCCCGCTATCCCTTTGCGGTGCTGCACATTCCGATGAGCCAGGTGCCGGCGCGGCTGGACGAGATTCCGAAGGACAGGACGGTCGTGTGCGCGTGCCGCAGCGGAAGCCGCAGCGCGCACATCGCGGCGTTCCTCAAGTCCCACGGCCGCGACGCCGTGAACCTCGACGGCGGCATCCTCGCGTGGTCGGCGCGCCTCGACCCTTCAATTTCGCAATACTGA
- a CDS encoding L-glutamate gamma-semialdehyde dehydrogenase produces MLEEFRNEPFTDFSRAEERSAFEAALNRVDRQKGAEIPVVVGGRRLKTGRLLENTNPSDRSEVLSRHHLADRRIALKAVEAAVKAQKSWAELPARERASVLLRAAARMRAKKHDFSATMVLEIGKSWPEADVETAEAIDFLEFYAREMLRWGGEIPVTPYPGEFPETLYVPLGAGAVIPPWNFPNAILTGMATAALVAGNAVILKPASDTPLIAWRVFTLLEEAGVPAGALNYLPGPGSEVGDLLVEHAQTRFISFTGSKQVGLTINQKAAAVAKGQRWIKRVVLEMGGKDFIFVDEDADFDFAVSQVVASAFGFQGQKCSACSRAIVHKRLYKRFVDAVVAKTAKLTQGPTRDHKNYMGPVASERQLKTVTDYIKVGKRESKLGTGGTWSGRVGNFVAPTVFYDVKSTSRIFQEEIFGPVLGITEAKDFETGIAYANASEYGLTGSYFGRDRHRIAEAKKRLHCGNLYINRKCTGALVGVHPFGGFDMSGTDSKAGGRDYLGLFLQAKSISEKLL; encoded by the coding sequence ATGCTTGAAGAATTCCGTAACGAACCCTTCACCGACTTCAGCCGCGCCGAGGAGCGCTCCGCGTTCGAAGCGGCCCTCAACCGAGTGGACCGCCAGAAGGGCGCCGAGATCCCCGTCGTCGTGGGCGGACGGCGGCTCAAGACCGGCCGTCTCCTCGAGAACACGAACCCCTCCGACCGCTCGGAGGTGCTCTCCCGCCACCACCTCGCCGACCGCAGGATCGCCCTCAAGGCGGTCGAGGCGGCCGTCAAGGCGCAGAAGTCGTGGGCCGAGCTCCCGGCGCGCGAGCGCGCGTCCGTCCTCCTGCGCGCGGCCGCCCGCATGCGGGCGAAGAAGCACGACTTCTCCGCCACGATGGTCCTCGAGATCGGCAAGTCCTGGCCCGAGGCCGACGTCGAGACCGCCGAGGCGATCGACTTCCTGGAGTTCTACGCGCGGGAGATGCTGCGCTGGGGCGGAGAGATTCCCGTCACGCCCTACCCCGGCGAGTTTCCGGAGACGCTCTACGTCCCGCTCGGCGCGGGCGCCGTGATCCCGCCGTGGAACTTCCCGAACGCGATCCTCACGGGGATGGCGACCGCGGCGCTCGTCGCCGGAAACGCCGTCATCCTCAAGCCCGCGTCCGACACGCCGCTCATCGCGTGGAGGGTCTTCACGCTCCTCGAGGAGGCCGGCGTCCCCGCCGGCGCGCTCAACTACCTCCCCGGGCCCGGCAGCGAGGTCGGCGACCTTCTCGTCGAGCATGCCCAGACGCGCTTCATCTCGTTCACGGGGTCCAAGCAGGTCGGCCTCACGATCAACCAGAAGGCGGCCGCGGTCGCGAAGGGCCAGCGCTGGATCAAGCGCGTCGTCCTCGAGATGGGCGGCAAGGACTTCATCTTCGTGGACGAGGACGCGGACTTCGACTTCGCGGTCTCGCAGGTCGTCGCCTCGGCGTTCGGCTTCCAGGGCCAGAAGTGCTCGGCCTGCTCGCGCGCCATCGTTCACAAACGCCTGTACAAGCGGTTCGTGGACGCGGTCGTCGCGAAGACGGCGAAGCTCACGCAGGGTCCCACGCGGGATCACAAGAACTACATGGGTCCCGTCGCGTCCGAGCGCCAGCTCAAGACCGTGACGGACTACATCAAGGTCGGAAAGCGCGAGTCGAAGCTCGGGACGGGCGGCACGTGGAGCGGGCGCGTCGGCAACTTCGTCGCGCCGACGGTCTTCTACGACGTGAAGTCGACGAGCCGGATCTTCCAGGAGGAGATCTTCGGCCCCGTCCTCGGCATCACCGAGGCGAAGGACTTCGAGACGGGGATCGCGTACGCGAACGCGAGCGAGTACGGCCTCACGGGCTCGTACTTCGGCCGCGACCGCCACCGCATCGCCGAGGCGAAGAAGCGGCTCCACTGCGGGAACCTCTACATCAACAGGAAGTGCACGGGCGCTCTCGTCGGCGTCCACCCCTTCGGCGGCTTCGACATGTCCGGCACGGACAGCAAGGCCGGCGGCCGCGACTACCTCGGCCTCTTCCTGCAGGCGAAGAGCATCTCGGAGAAGCTGCTGTAA
- a CDS encoding tetratricopeptide repeat protein produces the protein MSADPENEFFADGITEDVIAHLAKIRTLRVTSRTSVMAFKKHQQSLREVGAALGVGMLVEGSVRRSKNRVRIVAQLVDPRTDQHLWAETYDRDLDDIFAIQTDVALHIAAALRAELTLDERARIGQRPTRDLEAYQLYLQGRHHFQEFTRAGSARALALFEQAVARDPLFALAYAGIAQTNVEGVIGGISGVVPVEAFARAQQAVNRALALDDGLAEAHGIAGVLRFTRDFDWEGAEAESRLALKLSPGSADICLQLGWLCSAQGRFDESLALMRRAREIDPLAIRSDYPNELMRAGRTEEALAEAQRALALDASYPRLHTVFGWACLTLGRTAEGLAALERAVELLPESTIFRAQLGQAYGQTGDVAKARAILSQLEALAITQYVAPYYLAHVHTGLGERDAAMDCLERALEDRSGAIYGIKGSYLFASLRDHPRFQALLRRMNL, from the coding sequence ATGAGCGCCGATCCCGAGAACGAGTTCTTTGCCGACGGCATCACGGAGGACGTGATCGCGCACCTCGCGAAGATCCGGACCCTGCGCGTCACGTCGCGCACGTCGGTCATGGCGTTCAAGAAGCACCAGCAGAGCCTGCGCGAGGTCGGCGCGGCGCTCGGCGTCGGCATGCTCGTCGAGGGAAGCGTCCGCCGCTCGAAGAACCGCGTGCGCATCGTCGCGCAGCTCGTCGACCCGCGCACGGACCAGCATCTCTGGGCCGAGACGTACGACCGCGACCTCGACGACATCTTCGCGATCCAGACCGACGTGGCGCTACACATCGCCGCGGCGCTCCGCGCCGAGCTCACCCTCGACGAGCGCGCGCGGATCGGCCAGCGGCCGACGCGCGACCTCGAGGCCTACCAGCTCTACCTGCAGGGGCGGCACCACTTCCAGGAGTTCACCAGGGCGGGGTCCGCCCGGGCCCTCGCACTCTTCGAGCAGGCGGTCGCTCGCGACCCCCTGTTCGCGCTGGCCTATGCCGGGATCGCACAGACGAACGTCGAGGGCGTCATCGGTGGAATCAGCGGCGTCGTGCCCGTGGAGGCGTTCGCCCGCGCGCAGCAGGCGGTGAACCGCGCGCTGGCGCTCGACGACGGTCTGGCCGAGGCGCACGGCATCGCGGGGGTGCTGCGTTTCACACGCGATTTCGACTGGGAAGGGGCGGAAGCGGAGTCCCGGCTGGCTCTCAAGCTCAGCCCGGGCAGCGCGGACATCTGTCTGCAGCTCGGCTGGCTCTGCTCGGCGCAGGGGCGCTTCGACGAGTCCCTCGCCCTGATGCGGCGGGCGCGGGAGATCGACCCGCTGGCGATCCGCAGCGACTACCCCAATGAGCTGATGCGGGCAGGCCGGACGGAGGAGGCGCTCGCCGAAGCTCAGCGCGCCCTGGCGCTGGATGCCTCCTATCCGCGTCTTCACACGGTGTTCGGATGGGCCTGCCTGACGCTCGGGAGGACCGCCGAGGGCCTCGCCGCGCTCGAGCGCGCCGTCGAGCTCTTGCCCGAAAGCACCATCTTCCGTGCGCAGCTGGGCCAGGCCTATGGCCAGACGGGTGACGTGGCGAAAGCGAGGGCCATCCTCTCCCAGCTCGAAGCCCTCGCAATTACGCAATACGTGGCCCCTTACTACCTGGCCCACGTCCACACGGGCCTCGGCGAGCGGGACGCCGCCATGGACTGCCTGGAGCGCGCGCTCGAGGACCGGTCCGGAGCCATCTACGGCATCAAGGGCTCGTACCTCTTCGCGAGCCTGCGCGACCACCCGCGGTTCCAGGCGCTGCTGAGGCGGATGAACCTCTGA